One genomic segment of Gorilla gorilla gorilla isolate KB3781 chromosome 23, NHGRI_mGorGor1-v2.1_pri, whole genome shotgun sequence includes these proteins:
- the MIF gene encoding macrophage migration inhibitory factor: MPMFIVNTNVPRASVPDGFLSELTQQLAQATGKPPQYIAVHVVPDQLMAFGGSSEPCALCSLHSIGKIGGAQNRSYSKLLCGLLAERLRISPDRVYINYYDMNAANVGWNNSTFA, encoded by the exons ATGCCGATGTTCATCGTAAACACCAACGTGCCCCGCGCCTCCGTGCCGGACGGGTTCCTCTCCGAGCTCACCCAGCAGCTGGCGCAGGCCACCGGCAAGCCCCCCCAG TACATCGCGGTGCACGTGGTCCCGGACCAGCTCATGGCCTTCGGCGGCTCCAGCGAGCCGTGCGCGCTCTGCAGCCTGCACAGCATCGGCAAGATCGGCGGCGCGCAGAACCGCTCCTACAGCAAGCTGCTGTGCGGCCTGCTGGCCGAGCGCCTGCGCATCAGCCCGGACAG GGTCTACATCAACTATTACGACATGAACGCGGCCAATGTGGGCTGGAACAACTCCACCTTCGCCTAA